The Bordetella sp. FB-8 genome includes a window with the following:
- a CDS encoding TylF/MycF/NovP-related O-methyltransferase translates to MKDTGTALSKISGEFTQRTASEVEKIDRLLELNMAMLPQYGMQWNSHSQNVTSRQVLSRVLYYNDLYQKIVNVPGVICEFGVQYGATLARLINLRGIYEPYNHSRKIFGFDTFDGFSQVDAKDGPNSKVGDYAVPKNYEETLEEILSIHESLSPISHIKKFELIKGDASKTIDPWLQNNTHAVVAMAIFDMDVYKPTKDVLEKIIPRLTKGSLLVFDELNSPVFPGETIAINEVLGLNNISLRRHPHQPYCAWAVFGE, encoded by the coding sequence ATGAAAGACACCGGCACCGCATTGAGCAAGATCTCTGGCGAATTCACGCAGCGCACCGCCAGCGAGGTCGAAAAAATCGACCGCCTGCTCGAATTGAACATGGCCATGCTGCCCCAGTACGGCATGCAATGGAATTCGCATAGCCAGAACGTGACCTCGCGGCAAGTGCTCAGCCGAGTTCTTTACTACAACGATCTCTATCAAAAAATCGTCAATGTCCCGGGAGTCATTTGCGAATTCGGCGTGCAGTACGGCGCTACGCTGGCCCGCCTGATCAACCTGCGCGGCATCTACGAGCCGTATAACCACAGCCGCAAGATTTTCGGTTTCGATACGTTCGACGGCTTTTCGCAAGTGGACGCCAAGGACGGCCCGAACTCCAAGGTCGGCGACTACGCCGTTCCCAAGAACTACGAAGAAACGCTCGAGGAAATACTCAGCATCCACGAGTCGCTATCCCCCATTTCCCATATCAAAAAATTCGAACTGATAAAGGGCGATGCGTCGAAGACCATAGATCCATGGCTGCAGAACAATACCCATGCGGTCGTGGCAATGGCGATCTTCGACATGGATGTGTACAAGCCCACCAAGGATGTGCTGGAAAAAATCATCCCAAGGCTGACCAAAGGATCATTGCTGGTCTTTGACGAGCTCAATTCCCCCGTCTTCCCCGGCGAAACGATAGCGATTAACGAGGTTCTGGGCTTGAACAACATTTCCCTGAGACGGCACCCGCATCAGCCCTATTGCGCCTGGGCCGTTTTCGGGGAATGA
- a CDS encoding thiamine pyrophosphate-binding protein — protein sequence MKRVSEQIAQWLVDQGITQVFAVTGGGAMFLNQALGGHEGLRCTYMHHEQACAMAAEGYARITGKPAVVMVTTGPGPINALNGVYGAFTDSIPMIVLSGQIKRETCLDFNDLPGLRQLGDQEGPTIAMASHVCKYARVVRSETDLETMLPEAYTQAVSGRPGPVWLDIPLDVQQSTAALVIPAATARRPEPKSDDALRQACRQIVARLQTSHRPVILGGTGVRLANVEQRLLALIERLGVPLATAWTHDLIASDHPLFAGRPGTIGTRAGNMCVQAADLVLVLGSRLNIRQVSYNWDAFAKNAWLAQVDVDPAELSKPTVKPDLGVEADLSNFLDALEDELSGARVPSFEPWAAWCRKIGATYGAAAEHRQKADAPLNPYVMVDRIFQNMRGDDIVVCGNASACILPFQVGRLKQGQRLFSNSGAASMGHDLPAALGAATAARAEGHGRRVICFAGDGSLQMNIQELQTLKTTGLNVILVILNNKGYLSIWQTHENFFGRIVGATPASGVEFPDYNAVAQAYGLRAETIAAQTDLPRLDQLLQTDGPLVIDLHVDPRQEFSPKLKSRVDENGKFVTPELDDMFPFLDQAEIGRIRQEAADIRAIAHI from the coding sequence ATGAAACGCGTTTCCGAGCAAATCGCCCAGTGGCTGGTCGATCAAGGCATAACCCAGGTTTTCGCGGTCACCGGCGGCGGGGCCATGTTCCTGAACCAGGCGCTGGGCGGGCACGAAGGGCTGCGCTGCACCTACATGCACCACGAGCAGGCCTGCGCCATGGCGGCCGAAGGCTATGCCAGGATCACGGGCAAGCCCGCGGTCGTCATGGTGACCACCGGGCCGGGCCCCATCAATGCGCTGAACGGCGTCTATGGCGCTTTTACTGACTCGATTCCCATGATTGTCCTGTCGGGCCAGATCAAGCGGGAAACCTGCCTGGACTTTAATGACCTGCCCGGCCTGCGCCAACTCGGCGACCAGGAAGGCCCCACCATCGCCATGGCGAGCCATGTCTGCAAATATGCCCGGGTCGTCCGGTCGGAAACGGACCTGGAAACCATGCTGCCCGAGGCCTACACGCAGGCGGTGTCCGGTCGCCCGGGCCCCGTCTGGCTGGACATTCCGCTGGACGTGCAGCAGTCGACCGCCGCGCTCGTCATCCCCGCGGCGACAGCGCGCCGGCCCGAGCCCAAGTCGGACGACGCGCTGCGCCAGGCCTGCAGGCAGATCGTCGCCAGGCTGCAAACCTCGCATCGGCCCGTGATACTCGGGGGCACCGGCGTGAGGCTGGCGAACGTGGAGCAGCGCCTGCTCGCACTGATCGAAAGGCTGGGCGTCCCGCTTGCCACCGCGTGGACACACGACTTGATCGCTTCGGACCACCCTCTGTTTGCCGGCCGCCCCGGCACGATAGGCACGCGGGCAGGAAATATGTGCGTGCAAGCCGCCGACCTCGTCCTTGTGCTGGGTTCGAGGCTCAATATCCGCCAGGTCAGCTACAACTGGGATGCTTTCGCCAAAAACGCCTGGCTGGCCCAGGTGGACGTGGACCCGGCCGAGCTGAGCAAGCCCACCGTCAAGCCGGACCTGGGCGTGGAAGCCGATTTGTCGAACTTCCTGGACGCCTTGGAAGACGAATTGTCCGGCGCCAGGGTTCCCTCTTTCGAGCCCTGGGCTGCCTGGTGCCGGAAAATAGGCGCCACCTACGGCGCCGCCGCAGAACACCGGCAAAAAGCCGATGCCCCGCTGAACCCCTATGTCATGGTGGACCGTATATTCCAGAACATGCGAGGCGACGATATCGTGGTCTGCGGCAACGCATCAGCCTGCATCCTGCCGTTCCAGGTAGGCCGCCTAAAGCAGGGCCAGCGCCTTTTCAGCAATTCGGGCGCCGCCTCGATGGGGCACGATCTACCTGCGGCCCTGGGGGCCGCGACCGCAGCCCGAGCCGAAGGGCATGGCCGCCGCGTCATCTGCTTCGCGGGTGACGGCAGCCTGCAGATGAATATCCAGGAACTTCAGACGCTGAAGACCACGGGCCTGAACGTCATCCTGGTCATTCTCAACAACAAGGGCTACCTGTCCATCTGGCAGACTCATGAGAATTTCTTCGGCCGCATTGTCGGCGCGACGCCGGCATCCGGCGTGGAGTTCCCCGATTACAACGCGGTCGCGCAAGCCTACGGGCTGCGCGCGGAAACGATAGCGGCGCAAACCGACCTGCCTCGCCTGGATCAACTGCTGCAAACCGACGGCCCGCTGGTGATCGACCTGCATGTGGACCCGCGCCAGGAATTCTCACCCAAACTCAAATCGCGGGTAGATGAAAACGGCAAGTTCGTCACCCCGGAACTCGACGACATGTTCCCCTTCCTGGATCAAGCGGAAATTGGCCGCATTCGCCAGGAAGCGGCGGACATCCGGGCTATCGCGCACATATAG
- a CDS encoding N-acetylneuraminate synthase family protein, whose product MSGISNKDREIFENLFVLELANNHWGKLDRGLKIIMDHGTVARYNNVKAAIKLQFRDVDEFIHPEFKGDTALRYIKKTEDTKLSKEDFTRMVEKIRSIGCIPMATPFDEASVDLCIDFDMPIIKIASSDMNDWMLIEKIASTRRPTIASTGGASEKDLDDLVKFFEKRNIPLAINHCVSLYPSEDDELCLDQIDYLRQRYPNHVVGLSTHEYHDWSSSMLISYGKGARTWERHIDIEYEGVPVSSYCSLPEQCDTWFKAFHKAREMCGGVGKSRRIITRKETEYLDALVRGAYARKNLEPGYVFSKEAFERDFYLAIPLHKGQLSCREVMNGEKLLQPIKANERLTIDHIDGPYSENSTLKNLIQNRGL is encoded by the coding sequence ATGAGCGGAATTTCCAATAAAGATCGAGAAATCTTCGAGAACCTTTTCGTTCTCGAGCTTGCCAACAATCATTGGGGCAAGCTCGACCGCGGCCTGAAGATCATCATGGACCACGGCACGGTCGCTCGCTACAACAACGTCAAGGCTGCCATCAAGCTGCAGTTCCGGGACGTCGACGAATTCATTCACCCTGAATTCAAGGGCGATACGGCGCTGCGCTATATCAAGAAAACCGAAGACACCAAGCTCAGCAAGGAAGACTTTACCCGCATGGTGGAGAAGATCAGGTCCATAGGCTGCATCCCCATGGCGACGCCGTTCGACGAGGCCTCGGTCGATTTGTGCATCGACTTCGACATGCCAATCATCAAGATCGCCAGCTCTGACATGAACGACTGGATGCTGATCGAGAAAATCGCATCCACACGCCGCCCCACCATTGCCTCGACCGGCGGCGCCTCGGAAAAGGACCTCGACGATCTCGTTAAGTTTTTCGAAAAACGCAATATCCCGCTCGCAATCAACCATTGCGTATCCCTGTACCCCAGCGAGGATGACGAGCTTTGTCTCGATCAGATCGATTATTTGCGTCAGCGCTACCCCAACCACGTCGTCGGCCTCTCCACGCACGAGTATCACGACTGGTCCTCGTCCATGCTGATCTCGTACGGCAAAGGCGCGCGCACCTGGGAACGCCACATCGACATCGAATATGAAGGCGTTCCGGTTTCCAGCTATTGCTCCCTGCCGGAACAATGCGACACCTGGTTCAAAGCCTTCCACAAAGCCCGGGAAATGTGCGGAGGCGTCGGCAAGAGCCGGCGCATCATCACCCGCAAGGAAACCGAGTACCTGGATGCCCTGGTGCGCGGCGCCTATGCCCGCAAGAACCTGGAACCCGGCTACGTCTTCAGCAAAGAGGCTTTCGAAAGAGACTTTTACCTGGCCATCCCGCTGCACAAGGGGCAATTGTCCTGCCGCGAAGTCATGAATGGAGAGAAACTGCTGCAGCCCATCAAGGCAAACGAACGCCTGACCATCGACCATATCGATGGTCCGTACAGCGAAAACTCGACGCTCAAAAACCTCATCCAGAACCGTGGGCTTTGA
- a CDS encoding class I SAM-dependent methyltransferase — protein MKEKFDFMSMGRDRIARQCVCCGGDELARLPAVLMPFVAYRAFGWQAQKIDESWGLRTIESGYAYPLCNSLHCQDCGLLFLDIRFSESELASLYDDYRKESYNEMRERFEPGYLERARQLSIPISYRPRVEEFLKPYIKRPLSILDWGGDTGRNTPFNDQADVFDIYDISGAAPTTARARCVNKSQAQANTYSLVICSHVLEHTPYPSDILNDIKPVMGTDSILYIEVPLEHVVRDNESNFLERKRYWHEHVNFYSKESLIRLIRNIGMTPLAIGEIPYSTESEKPDVYQVICKLNDETSLKSGSQRI, from the coding sequence GTGAAAGAGAAGTTTGATTTCATGAGCATGGGCAGAGATAGGATCGCTCGGCAATGTGTTTGCTGCGGCGGCGACGAACTCGCGCGCCTGCCGGCGGTCCTGATGCCATTCGTCGCCTACCGGGCATTCGGATGGCAGGCCCAGAAAATAGACGAATCCTGGGGCTTGAGGACCATTGAATCCGGATATGCCTACCCGCTCTGCAACTCGCTGCACTGCCAGGATTGCGGCCTTTTATTTCTCGACATCCGGTTTTCGGAATCGGAACTCGCCTCGCTATACGATGATTACCGCAAAGAGTCGTACAACGAAATGCGCGAGCGCTTCGAGCCAGGATATCTGGAGCGCGCCAGGCAATTAAGTATTCCCATCAGTTATAGGCCAAGAGTCGAGGAATTCCTTAAGCCATATATCAAACGGCCGTTATCCATACTGGACTGGGGCGGCGATACGGGCCGCAATACCCCTTTCAACGATCAGGCCGATGTTTTCGATATCTACGACATCAGCGGCGCGGCCCCGACCACGGCCCGAGCCAGATGCGTGAACAAAAGCCAGGCCCAGGCCAACACGTATTCGCTCGTGATCTGCAGCCACGTGCTGGAACACACGCCCTATCCGTCCGACATATTGAATGACATCAAGCCGGTGATGGGCACGGATTCCATCCTCTACATAGAGGTGCCGCTGGAGCACGTTGTGCGCGACAACGAAAGCAATTTTCTCGAAAGAAAGCGGTATTGGCACGAGCACGTGAATTTCTATTCGAAAGAATCTCTCATACGTCTGATCAGGAACATAGGCATGACACCGCTGGCTATAGGCGAAATACCGTATTCCACCGAGTCGGAAAAACCGGATGTTTATCAGGTGATATGCAAATTGAACGATGAGACCAGCCTGAAATCAGGCAGTCAAAGGATATAA
- the rfbH gene encoding lipopolysaccharide biosynthesis protein RfbH translates to MTQEDPITLQTRTPDAIRAQIAELVQAYADLVYTPKPFKPGETSVPVSGKVLGAAELKNMVEASLDGWLTTGRFNARFEQRLAEYVGVRYALTVNSGSSANLVAFSTLTSPKLGARAIQKGDEVIGVAAGFPTTVNPILQFGAVPVLVDVDLATHNIDATRIEAAITPKTKAIMLAHSLGNPFNLDVVTALCRKYGLWLVEDCCDALGATYKEQKVGTFGDLATLSFYPAHHITMGEGGAVLTNSLELKQIAESFRDWGRDCYCAPGKDNTCGKRFCWKLGDMPEGYDHKYTYSHLGYNLKISDMQAACALAQMDRLDGFIEARRANFAYLKDRLKRCEEFLHLPQATPHSAPSWFGFPVILKETANARRVDLLSYLDQYKIGTRLLFAGNLTRQPYMEGKTFRVSGDLTNTDIVMNQTFWLGVFPGLDREMLDFVVDRLETFFGVNF, encoded by the coding sequence ATGACCCAAGAAGACCCCATCACGTTGCAGACTCGCACACCCGATGCCATCCGGGCGCAGATTGCCGAATTGGTGCAGGCGTATGCCGATCTGGTCTACACGCCCAAGCCCTTCAAGCCCGGCGAAACGTCCGTGCCCGTATCGGGCAAAGTCCTGGGCGCCGCGGAATTGAAAAATATGGTCGAAGCCAGCCTGGACGGCTGGTTGACCACGGGGCGCTTCAACGCCCGGTTCGAGCAGCGCCTGGCCGAGTACGTCGGGGTCAGATACGCATTGACCGTCAACTCTGGCTCATCGGCCAATCTCGTGGCTTTTTCCACCCTGACCTCGCCCAAGCTCGGCGCGCGGGCCATCCAGAAAGGCGACGAAGTCATCGGGGTAGCGGCGGGTTTTCCCACCACCGTCAACCCCATACTCCAATTCGGCGCTGTGCCGGTGCTGGTGGACGTCGACCTGGCCACCCACAACATCGATGCCACGAGGATCGAAGCGGCCATCACGCCAAAAACCAAGGCCATTATGCTGGCGCACTCGCTTGGCAACCCCTTCAATCTGGATGTCGTCACGGCGCTGTGCAGGAAATACGGGCTGTGGCTGGTCGAAGACTGCTGCGACGCCCTGGGGGCCACCTATAAAGAGCAAAAGGTCGGAACCTTCGGCGATCTGGCCACGCTCAGCTTCTACCCCGCGCATCACATCACCATGGGCGAAGGCGGCGCTGTGCTCACCAACAGCCTCGAACTCAAGCAGATCGCGGAGTCGTTCCGCGACTGGGGCCGAGACTGCTACTGCGCCCCGGGGAAGGACAATACCTGCGGCAAGCGCTTTTGCTGGAAACTGGGCGATATGCCGGAAGGCTACGACCACAAATACACCTACAGCCACCTGGGCTACAACCTCAAGATTTCCGACATGCAGGCCGCATGCGCGCTGGCGCAGATGGACCGGCTCGACGGGTTCATCGAGGCCCGACGCGCGAACTTCGCCTACTTGAAGGATCGCCTCAAGCGCTGCGAGGAATTCCTGCACCTGCCCCAGGCCACGCCGCACTCCGCCCCTTCATGGTTCGGCTTTCCAGTCATCCTGAAGGAAACGGCAAACGCCAGGCGCGTCGACCTGTTGAGCTACCTGGATCAATACAAAATCGGCACACGGCTGCTCTTTGCTGGAAATTTGACGCGACAACCCTATATGGAAGGCAAGACCTTCCGCGTCAGCGGCGATCTGACCAATACGGATATCGTCATGAACCAGACGTTCTGGCTGGGCGTGTTCCCGGGCCTGGACCGCGAAATGCTCGATTTCGTCGTCGATCGCTTGGAAACTTTCTTTGGCGTCAATTTCTAA
- the rfbG gene encoding CDP-glucose 4,6-dehydratase gives MELSKRQIDPNFWKGRRVLLTGHTGFKGSWLSLWLQAMGANVHGLALPPPTHPSLFETIDAAHGMTSRIGDIRDYQTVASAMSEAEPEIVLHMAAQPLVRLSYGQPVDTYATNVMGTVHVLEAARHQPSVRAIVNVTTDKCYENREWVWGYRENEPMGGADPYSSSKGCAELVSGAYRSSFFNPADYGKRHRVALATARAGNVIGGGDWAADRLIPDILRAFEAGQSVAIRNPLATRPWQHVLEPLSGYLLLAQDLHTHGAALAEPFNFGPDESDVRPVQWIVERMVQRWNGPAAWHTDHDAHPHEAGYLKLDCAKAKSKLRWQPRWSLDQALTHVVHWHQAWLSRHDTRELCLQQISSYTNA, from the coding sequence ATGGAATTGAGCAAGCGGCAGATCGACCCGAACTTCTGGAAGGGGCGGCGGGTACTTCTGACCGGCCATACCGGATTCAAGGGCTCGTGGCTATCCCTCTGGCTGCAGGCCATGGGGGCCAACGTGCATGGACTGGCCCTGCCTCCCCCGACGCATCCGTCGCTGTTCGAGACGATCGATGCCGCGCACGGCATGACCAGCCGCATCGGCGACATTCGCGACTATCAGACCGTGGCCAGCGCGATGTCGGAAGCCGAGCCGGAGATTGTGCTGCACATGGCTGCGCAACCCCTGGTGCGTCTCTCGTACGGACAGCCTGTAGACACATACGCGACCAATGTCATGGGGACTGTCCACGTGCTGGAGGCTGCGCGCCACCAACCCTCGGTGCGCGCCATCGTCAACGTCACGACGGACAAATGCTACGAAAACAGGGAATGGGTCTGGGGCTACCGGGAGAACGAACCCATGGGAGGCGCAGACCCCTACAGCAGCAGCAAAGGGTGTGCCGAACTGGTCAGCGGCGCCTACCGGTCCTCCTTTTTCAACCCTGCAGATTATGGCAAGCGACACCGCGTGGCGTTGGCCACTGCCAGAGCCGGCAATGTGATCGGCGGTGGAGACTGGGCCGCGGACCGGCTCATTCCCGACATTTTGCGCGCTTTCGAAGCCGGGCAAAGTGTTGCGATCCGCAATCCGCTGGCAACGCGCCCGTGGCAGCACGTGCTCGAACCCCTGAGCGGATATCTGCTCCTGGCGCAAGACCTGCACACCCACGGAGCGGCTCTGGCCGAACCGTTCAACTTCGGACCGGACGAGAGCGACGTCCGGCCGGTGCAATGGATCGTCGAACGAATGGTGCAGAGATGGAACGGGCCCGCTGCCTGGCATACCGACCACGACGCGCATCCCCATGAAGCCGGCTACTTGAAGCTCGACTGCGCCAAAGCAAAATCGAAACTGCGCTGGCAACCCCGCTGGTCGCTGGATCAGGCGCTGACCCACGTCGTGCACTGGCACCAAGCCTGGCTGTCGCGGCACGATACGCGCGAGCTTTGTCTACAGCAAATCAGCAGCTATACGAACGCATAA
- the rfbF gene encoding glucose-1-phosphate cytidylyltransferase gives MKAIILAGGLGTRLSEETLLKPKPMVEIGGMPILWHILKIYSHHGINDFIICCGYKSYIIKEYFANYFLHMSDVTFDMRNNEMIVHQKRVEPWKVTLVDTGENSMTGGRLRRVSHLVRDDEAFCFTYGDGVTDLDISATIDFHKGHGKSATVVGVHPPGRFGALEIANNRVVSFKEKPQGDGAMINGGFFVLSPRVLALLRDDATIWEQEPMQQLTGTGELMCFEHNGFWQPMDTLRDKTLLENLWNSGQAPWKKWN, from the coding sequence ATGAAAGCGATAATTCTGGCCGGCGGTCTTGGCACGCGCTTAAGCGAGGAGACCTTGCTCAAGCCCAAACCCATGGTTGAAATCGGAGGAATGCCCATCTTGTGGCATATCCTCAAGATCTACTCGCACCACGGCATCAACGATTTCATCATCTGCTGCGGGTACAAGAGCTACATCATCAAAGAGTACTTCGCGAATTACTTTCTGCACATGTCGGATGTGACGTTCGACATGCGCAACAACGAAATGATCGTGCATCAGAAGCGCGTCGAACCCTGGAAAGTGACGCTCGTCGACACCGGCGAAAACTCGATGACTGGCGGGCGCCTGCGGCGGGTTTCCCATCTGGTGCGGGACGACGAGGCATTCTGCTTTACCTATGGCGACGGCGTTACCGATCTGGACATTTCGGCCACCATTGACTTTCACAAAGGGCACGGAAAATCCGCGACGGTGGTGGGCGTCCATCCCCCTGGGCGTTTTGGCGCGCTGGAGATCGCCAACAATCGCGTCGTGAGTTTCAAGGAAAAACCCCAGGGCGACGGCGCCATGATCAATGGCGGATTTTTCGTGCTTTCGCCCAGGGTCCTGGCGTTGCTTCGCGACGACGCCACCATCTGGGAGCAGGAGCCCATGCAGCAGTTGACCGGCACCGGCGAACTCATGTGCTTCGAGCACAACGGCTTTTGGCAGCCCATGGATACCCTGCGCGACAAGACCTTGTTGGAGAACCTGTGGAACAGCGGCCAGGCTCCCTGGAAAAAATGGAATTGA